The Anopheles moucheti chromosome 3, idAnoMoucSN_F20_07, whole genome shotgun sequence genome contains the following window.
CaatgagttgttttttttatcgttttgtgagataaaaatcattccttcCTCGTTTAAAAAACACTGAGGCAAGGGAAATTGGGTGTGATGGGTAGCAAAgtgtttgtttccatttgtCACGAGACAAACATAAAACTCTGTGCAAACAATACAAAGCAGTTGTCACCAAGACATTATTATTCTTTGCTGGTACACGTTTTACACAAACGTATTTCTGTTGCCTATTGATCAACCCCCAACGGTGGGGCCCGTCCTCTTCTGTGAGATGGCCGATAATTGATTCCACAAATTTGAACGCCTCGTGTAGCCAGAGCCGTCAACAATCTGTCCTATTGTAAAACGAGCCCGGATCGTTGGAAACTGTAACCTCCCAATGGGCATCCCCAAAGGGATAAACGCCTGTACCGCCTGCTTCATGTGAACATTCCAGAGTTTCACTTGCTTACCTCACTGCGATCTTGTTGAGTCGAAGATAAACAGACACAGGCGTTTATGTAGACGAAGGCACAGAATGATCGATTGCTGTGGATCGATCGTGTTTCTATCGTCTAACGGTCCGATTTCACCCCAACCGAATACTGGTTTTTAAGGTGACCGAGTTAGTGTTTTATACACTCGCAAAAAATCGCACACAAACCTTGAACCCCAGCAATAGCAGAAATCACGAATCTCTTTCACGGCGGCCGAAAGAAGTGGAGTTCCTTCCTTTCACTTGAACTGACGCAATGCGAAACTCCCAGTCCGGTGCCGCGCCGAACGATGAATGTGAACTTCATACAGTGGGAACAGAACTTTCTACCCCAGAATGAGAGAACCCtgaaatttgcattttttcttcttttaggAATTGGATACTGTAATCATAGCAAGCATAGAATGTTGGGCATAGGTATTGCTGCCTACTCTCCATGTCTAGACATCCACCCCTAGACCGAAATGCGTGCTCTTCGTATGCTCAATTCCAAGGAAAATCGCGAGCAAAAGAGTATTAGAAACTCTATGTTGTTCTCTGCCCTTCTCTTGCTCTCTTTCCCTGCATATTTACTACCAGCATTGTAACAGAGCTAGCTCTCTTGCTATTCAGGGTCCTCTACTTTTCAGTGAGGGTTTTCCTCTCTTTTCAACCGACTTATGAAGTTGAGCATGCTGCAATTTCTTCGCCAACACTGAATCATCATTGCATCAGGCTAATTTTCCACCGTTTGTAGCCAACACCTTACCACCTTTCAGCTGCATCCGCTCCAAACGTCGGTCATTCAACGAAAGGGAAACCTCCCTTTGAAATTTGCCAAGAATTCACAATGATTTGTCAGCTGAAACGAGTGCATGGTAACGATGATCCGATGATTTAAAGACCGTTTTTCATTTTAAGCCCGAATaaagaatgaatttttaaacgcACTCATTATTCCCATCCCCAATAGTTGCTTTAACAAGAGATGCGTTTTGCGATGCGATTGCAGCGCACGAGGTCGAGCCAAAAATAAATCACTCGCGTATAGCAGCGTATAAGCAACCAGCAACACGAGCAAATCAAAACTCGGTCACTTTCGGATATTCAACGCGCGGTATCTTTTTGGCAATAGGAAAACAGTACGAAACACACTACTGTCGCAGAAGGAATCTGATCCGATCTAGCATAACCATTAGCCGACGCACGTGCGTTTACGACTGGTACGAGGAATGTTCCGACAGGTTCATCACCAGACATAAATGCGACGAGGCAAGCAAGGAAATGAGGACGATGAATGGACTTGCGTACTGACAAGAGTGGAAAGATCATTCTAAATGTAGATTCATCGTACAGATCGCAGCTGTGTGTACCCTTGGAACAAGCTGCACCCAGTTCACCCCGAAAACGGTGCGTGATCATTTCACGTCTCTACGCTTCGGTAAGCGAAAACTGTAAATTTACTACCTATGGCCCGATGATTCATAGGAAGCAAGCCATGCCAGCTTTCCGGTGATACCCCAAAATGCTTTCAGTTTCGCATTTCTTCTATGCTTTGTTTAGCCGCTCTGTTTTTTGCTGGTGATTGCAGAAGTTGCGCCTACAGTAAGAAAACATCATTCAAAAGGCACTCGCAAGCTTCTTCAGCGCCACGCGAATCTAATGATAGCGATGTGTTCAACCGAAACGTACTCTGCAAAGGCGTTCCAATCCCGAAAGAGTAGCGGTTTTCACCATCTTGAATCATGCCAGCTTCCCGACATAGAAGCAGTCGGCATGTGGGTATAATTGCTCTGCCGAgatttggtggaaaattggttTCATTCCATTTCGTTACTGATTCGTTCCTCGTTGCGATAACGGTTGCCAAACTGTTGGGAATATCCACACATTGTGGTGCCCCGTTCTCCATTGCCATTGACCATCATCTTTAACAGCAAAATAGATGGGAATGATAAATATGATCGACAATAATCTTCAAATGTTACTTCTCGTATCATAGTGAATTAAGATCTTGAACAAAATATGTGGCAATCACACGACGTAACGGCTCACATCAAGAACAACCTTCGAAGAGCACCACTTGGATAGTGCTCACGTAGTTCCGACGGAACGGCTTCCACTGGACTGCCTTGGTTTCCCTTTTATGCTTCCGGTACCTTTCATGTTCGATTGCGTCATACCGTGTGTCCAGTACATACGTCCGTAAGGCGGCTACTAGCATAGGACATAAACGCGTCTGGGAGAGTTTACCACCCACGCGACTTCCCTGGTTGAGTGGTAATCCGCGGAGGGCGAAACAACGAGCATAGGCTCCATTCGGACTGTATACACTCTACTTAGTATCGACCCGTTTGGTGGATTGGATTGGGTATGCTTTTCAATTCACTCCCAACACAACGCGtccgaaacgaaacgatactAGCAGGCGGCAAGTTCATTTCCACGATCCGACTTTTCGCGTGACTGTGGCGGcttgaaatgaaaatggaagCCTTAAAAATTATATCTCATGAACCCGTAGCAAACGTGTTTGGTTTTGGAAGCTGTAGAACCGATTGATCGTGCTAATAATCACACACCATGGTAGGCGACACGCATTAGATAAAATTTACACCTGGATACAGGCGAGGTAGAAGATCTTCCGATAGAACTTGAAACAAACGGCATCCAGTAGACTTAGAAACTATTTTTATCATCGGTGCGTGTATCGTCAGCCTTTTtggtacagaaaaaaaacgtagcACACTATTACGACTAGTTGTATTTTAAGTACAGGAAGCAAGTTCCGGCTTAATTCCAGAAATTACCTCTTTGCAAGGTAATCGATGATAACGAAGCATGCATGATAACAAATGCGTAaagtttcattcaaaagtAGTCAAGAACTGAAGAGTGGAAGCACGCAACGCAAGTTTTAcgcattttctttccttttttctactGTCTCAATTTTTCAACACCATTTCTCTCCTTAGAATTTTCTCACTCACACTCTCATTAAAATcccgctctcgctctctttatCTCTCGCGTGCCGTTTATCCTTTTCTAACTTGTCTCCTCGTTCCATCGGCCGTATGGTTTGCCTGTCTTTTCTACAAAACCGGTACCGGCAGACAACCACGTGGCgagtacacacacacgtacactaGAATACAAGAACAGGAACAAACGTAGGTAATCGGTACTTTAAGATTTCTGCTTTTGCATGTCTCGAAACACCCTTATCGTGTCGATTCGCTATTAATTATGCACACTTATGACGAGGTTATTCCGGCTTTAGGATCTTTAGAATAGAATACTGCTCTTACCTGTATCGAATGTTGGTAGAGGTAAGCACTGCGCCTTCTGTTAGATAGAACCACACGCACGGAAACTCCGAATACATCAATTTGCTCGATCTTCTTGCACCGTTGTGCACTGTCCAATTGCCAAAGATATTCACTAGCTTTTCACTGCGGCACTGTATCGCTGGGCCAGTATGTTTATACGAGGAAACCGTAAAGATCTAGTACGGTGTTTTCTCACGCGTTGAACAAGTTGGTCGGCAAgatgccgaaaaaaaaagtacaggTACTACCCGACATACgctttgagcgagagagagaaacacgATTTCGAAAAGAAACCGATGTTCGACAATGACAGttctttgctgttttgtttttctgtgtcGTGATGGCTCCAATGCCAGATAAGTGGGTAACCTTCtattaaaaaatgtttaactttttggaaattttcaaTATCGTGGACGTGAACGTCGTGTATACAGTAAATACGCGGTTCGAAGACTGTACATTTTGTTGCATGGGTATCGAACATCGATTTCGAAAAATGGCGGACGGAGAAAACGCTGATGTCAAATAGTTGAATGCTACCTCACCCAGCTGTTTACCCTTAAATACAAGTTGCCCGTTGCACGGTAAAGTTGAATTTGTCGGTGATACGTACTGAAGGAACAAGTTTATAGAATCTGTGAAATGATACAAGGATTTGTACACAGTAGGGGCAGATATTAGAGATGAACAAATGCAACAGTGTTGGAATAAGGCGTCCAGAGAAACCAGAAACAGTGGTAAgttgtgattgttttctgACTGAATGCAGCCGCCAATTTACTTCATGTTCTATCTTCCTGGTACAGTTGTTGGCTACCACCAAATTTTTCTGAAGCGACTCGAAGCACACGCGACGTTTTTGGAAAATAACTATCCTGATGATAAAGATCGACGTAAGATGCAAAAAATTTTGCGGgatttttggaatttttgcGGGATAATCTACCGGAACTGTTGGAGCGTATGCGACATATATGTGGCGTAGATACTGAAAACACTCTTTCGGACACTTCCGTTGCAACGAATAGTGACGAACCAGTCAGAGGTAGGACAATGCGGGAAATTTACGAAGAGATAACAATTCAGGAAATGCCCGCCGAAACGGCTCTGTAGAAACGCGGTGCGGACAGAAAGGTGCAATGCCGATGCAAGTTTGGATAATTTACAGCcgaatttaaaaatgttggGCATGTTCGTAGCCACAACATTAAATCAGTTGCCGGTAGAGGAACAAATCATCGCCAGGGGGaaaatttttgacattttacaAAACGGAGAACTTTTGAATTAGTTTGTTTAGATTTATGTTTGATAAATTAGGTTTCTGTGCCATTTTTTACTTTCCCCGTCTAGTCTCTGTGCTATAGAGACCACTGGCCCTCtctttttttgataaaaaggCTTTAAATTACCATTGTAAGCTTTGGGCAAACGCATTTACGCCTTACCGAACGTGTTTGCATTTAACACGTCGAGTACTGAATAACGAGCTGCCGTTCACGGAGGATGCTTACTGTTTATTAATAATGATGCACAATATTTAGAAGGACACTGGTGATGCTACTTGATATATTCTTCGAGAATGGTTTCAGGAGCTTGCGGGGGCAGCATATCATAATATTTCGCGCAtagcaaaaacgaaacgacCAGTGTTACCAACATGCACAGCCAAAATAGGAACGAATGTCGAAAGCCTGATGGCATTGTTTCGCCGTCCACTCGATTAGCTTTCTTTCCTGATTTAGGCTTAGATTTCGGATCAtctccgctgctggcgtcacCCTGGGGAATGTGCTTTCGTTTACGTTTGGATTTTTCAGACTTTTGCTCATCAGTCGGTTTTTCCTCTTCGGTAgtaattttcatttcctctTTCAGCTGCTCCTCCTGCAAGTGCTGTTTTGTCCCGCGCAGTTTTCGCTCCTTGACACGATCTTCCACGACGCGACGTTCGATCAGTTTCATGAATTCCACGGCACGCGTCGCTGCCGTTAGGCAGTCGTTGGTGTCGCTGCATGTTCCGATGAACTTTTTAAAGACGGGGTTAAGTGGATTTTCCTTCAAGTCGAGATACTTGAGATTCTTCAGGCGACCGAGCGTAAGCGGTAGCTTTGTAATTTGGTTCTTGTACAAATCTAAACGCCGTAAGTTGGTGAGCAGACCGAAATCATCACAGATCGACGTAATACGATTCTTCGACAGATCTATCTGAGTCAGTTGTGTGAGGTCGGTAAAATTACTCTGCAATACAGAGTGGCACATTTAGGTAGGTTAGGTTGCCAACATAGTTCGCTTTACTTGCCTCGATGATAGAGATACGATTGCTGGATAGATCCAAAACTGTAGCCCGTCGGAGTGGTTTCTAGAATCGACGGGAAGAATAAGCCGGTGCGGCGAATTAGTACAACGATTCGATAAAGATTTAGAAGCAGGTTTGCTTACTCTAGCGATACTTACGATTTCTTGAACCGGTACTTTGGAAATGTTCATCAAGCTTAGATCCAGCACGTTATCCACCAGTCGATCACGCACGTTAATCTTTTCTTCGTTTTCATGTTGTTGCATGGCCATTACTGTGCTGCAGGAAAGGATATTGCTCGGATGGTTAAACACTGCTTAGTTCCGGTGTGGTATGGTGATATCACAAACAACGTCCACACGCCCAAACTACAGAAACCGCAATCGAACGTGtgtaaaataatttaccaCACGGAATGTATTGAAATGCGTGTTCTTTGTAGCCTGCAATCGCAATCGTTTTTAGGCAACAAACActtgataatatttttattcaattcaaGTTGACATGAGAAGCTGCGTTGGCATTTCTTCTGGATGCAAGATAAGGTGCGTATATAATACCTCATTGAATGATTCAGCCCAGCTTTTCCGTTGGCGCGAATTTGcgcaatttatttgtttcttattttgtACATGTCGATGGTACAAAAGTGTTCTAGTGAATACCACTCATTACACTTATAACTACagcaaacaattttattgtggTGAAAATGGagtgatgtatttttttaaattgatcaTAAATATGATGCCTCACGCCCGGTTTGGCAAATTGTTACAATTGGGATGATATTGTTCACAACAAGTAGAACatgtataaataattttaactaAAGCTTCGTCGTTATATATTCGGTGAGCCCATTTCCATTGCTTGTCGCACACGCCTTTTTGAGAAATTTCAAATCGTTACTTATCTTTAGAAAGTATGTAGGAATTTTTCCACGACCCTTGACGAAAATCTCACCACGATAGTCGCA
Protein-coding sequences here:
- the LOC128301324 gene encoding leucine-rich repeat-containing protein 59-like, encoding MAMQQHENEEKINVRDRLVDNVLDLSLMNISKVPVQEIKPLRRATVLDLSSNRISIIESNFTDLTQLTQIDLSKNRITSICDDFGLLTNLRRLDLYKNQITKLPLTLGRLKNLKYLDLKENPLNPVFKKFIGTCSDTNDCLTAATRAVEFMKLIERRVVEDRVKERKLRGTKQHLQEEQLKEEMKITTEEEKPTDEQKSEKSKRKRKHIPQGDASSGDDPKSKPKSGKKANRVDGETMPSGFRHSFLFWLCMLVTLVVSFLLCAKYYDMLPPQAPETILEEYIK